A region of Sandaracinaceae bacterium DNA encodes the following proteins:
- the hemG gene encoding protoporphyrinogen oxidase, protein MTTAVVIGAGVAGLGAAARLRRAGARVTLLEAGARVGGLVETERTGGWVIEHGADSFLSSKSQMTQHLAWLGLEGKLVRSGSAPRRAYIAGRGGLEPLPASLFRFERGAVRELLGSRLLSPSAKLRLLLEPFVTRATEEESVAGFMGRRFGVEVAEHIVEPMLRGVFGSPTSALGMQGAMPKLADHERRYGSVGLALMLAPRSGEQGGLVTLSGGMQTLVEALAQEVAPWTYLGVPAQSIRRTSVGQLRVITSRHGEIEADTVVLACPTWMGARLVAGLDPTLSDQLAMIRASDVNVVSLGYHAADLPFISKGATGDGDWAAGVDGTGFLVDPALGRALVACTWASRKWHGRAPRGEVLVRCVMEAPPGCSDAELVEFTRAELQHFVGITAEPTLSRTKRRLRALPIYAPGHHAHVADARARARELGIELAGNGYDGIGVPDCLASGLRAAARVLRDPA, encoded by the coding sequence TTGACCACCGCGGTGGTCATCGGCGCTGGCGTGGCCGGGCTGGGCGCGGCAGCGCGGCTGCGGCGAGCCGGGGCCCGTGTGACGCTGCTCGAGGCGGGCGCTCGCGTGGGAGGCCTGGTCGAGACGGAGCGTACGGGCGGCTGGGTGATCGAGCACGGCGCCGATAGCTTCCTCTCGAGCAAGTCGCAGATGACACAGCACCTCGCGTGGCTGGGCCTCGAGGGCAAGCTCGTGCGCAGCGGCAGCGCCCCGCGCCGCGCCTACATCGCAGGCCGAGGGGGCCTCGAGCCGCTCCCCGCGAGCCTCTTCCGCTTCGAGCGGGGCGCGGTGCGGGAGCTGCTGGGATCGCGCCTGCTGAGCCCCAGCGCGAAGCTGCGCCTCCTGCTCGAGCCCTTCGTGACGCGCGCAACCGAGGAAGAGAGCGTGGCCGGCTTCATGGGGCGTCGCTTCGGCGTGGAGGTGGCGGAGCACATCGTGGAGCCCATGCTGCGCGGGGTCTTCGGCTCGCCCACGAGCGCGCTCGGCATGCAGGGCGCCATGCCCAAGCTCGCCGACCACGAGCGCCGCTACGGGAGCGTGGGGCTGGCCCTGATGCTGGCGCCACGGAGCGGCGAGCAGGGAGGACTGGTGACGCTCTCGGGTGGCATGCAGACGCTCGTCGAGGCGCTGGCGCAGGAGGTGGCCCCCTGGACGTACCTCGGCGTCCCGGCACAGAGCATTCGGCGGACGAGCGTGGGGCAGCTGCGCGTGATCACCAGCCGACACGGAGAGATCGAGGCCGACACCGTGGTGCTGGCCTGCCCGACCTGGATGGGCGCGCGGCTCGTCGCTGGACTGGACCCCACGCTCTCGGACCAGCTCGCCATGATCCGGGCGTCGGACGTGAACGTGGTGTCCCTGGGCTACCACGCCGCCGACCTGCCCTTCATTTCGAAGGGCGCGACTGGAGACGGCGATTGGGCCGCGGGCGTAGACGGCACAGGCTTCCTGGTGGACCCTGCGCTCGGCCGCGCGCTGGTCGCGTGCACGTGGGCGAGCCGCAAGTGGCACGGCCGCGCGCCGCGCGGCGAGGTGTTGGTGCGCTGCGTGATGGAGGCCCCGCCCGGCTGCAGCGACGCCGAGTTGGTGGAGTTCACGCGCGCGGAGCTGCAGCACTTCGTGGGCATCACGGCGGAGCCCACGCTCTCGCGGACCAAGCGCAGGCTGCGGGCGCTGCCCATCTACGCCCCGGGACACCACGCGCACGTGGCCGACGCACGCGCGCGGGCACGCGAGCTGGGCATCGAGCTCGCCGGCAACGGCTACGACGGAATCGGCGTTCCGGACTGCCTCGCGAGCGGGCTGCGCGCGGCGGCCCGTGTGCTGCGTGACCCCGCATAG
- a CDS encoding CbbQ/NirQ/NorQ/GpvN family protein, producing MPYYRATGREEEVFLAAYAQRLPVLLKGPTGCGKSRFVEAMAHRLERELVTVACNDETSAADLLGRWLVRGGDTVWQDGPVTRAVREGAILYLDEVAEAREDVIVVLHPLTDHRRELFVDRHAERLIAPPEFQLVASFNPGYRRGPKELKPSTRQRFVGIDFTYPEAAVEAEIVTREVGIEAAVAKRLVGLARKVRSLSELGLAETVSTRLLVNAGRLIRAGVDPRVACVHTVVAPLTDDPEVAGALRDVVHLVF from the coding sequence ATGCCGTACTACCGAGCCACCGGTCGCGAGGAGGAGGTCTTCCTCGCGGCCTACGCCCAGCGGCTCCCCGTGCTGCTCAAGGGGCCCACCGGGTGTGGCAAGTCACGCTTCGTGGAGGCGATGGCGCACCGCCTCGAGCGCGAGCTGGTCACAGTGGCGTGCAACGACGAGACCAGCGCGGCGGACTTGCTCGGGCGCTGGCTGGTGCGCGGTGGCGACACAGTCTGGCAAGACGGTCCCGTCACGCGCGCGGTGCGTGAGGGCGCCATCCTCTATCTGGACGAGGTGGCCGAGGCGCGCGAGGACGTGATCGTGGTGCTCCACCCGCTCACCGACCACCGCCGCGAGCTGTTCGTGGACCGGCACGCCGAGCGGCTCATCGCGCCCCCCGAGTTCCAGCTGGTGGCTAGCTTCAACCCGGGCTACCGGCGCGGGCCCAAAGAGCTGAAACCGTCCACGCGGCAGCGCTTCGTGGGCATTGACTTCACCTACCCCGAGGCTGCGGTGGAGGCCGAGATCGTGACGCGCGAGGTGGGCATCGAAGCCGCCGTGGCCAAGCGCCTGGTGGGGCTGGCGCGCAAGGTCCGCTCGCTCTCCGAGCTGGGCCTCGCCGAGACGGTCTCCACGCGGCTGCTGGTGAACGCGGGGCGCCTAATCCGCGCCGGGGTGGACCCGCGGGTGGCGTGCGTGCACACCGTGGTGGCCCCCCTCACCGACGACCCGGAGGTCGCAGGGGCTCTCCGCGACGTCGTCCACCTGGTGTTCTGA
- the ric gene encoding iron-sulfur cluster repair di-iron protein, whose translation MTISLQTTIGELASAIPHAARVFEAHRIDYCCGGRRNLGDACAKVGADPTRVIAELEAPARHEDEQTDWRVAPLATLAQHILDVHHTFMWQELPRIEQLMKKVARVHGEAHPELLELSPVVLGMLDELNMHLLKEERVLFPYIQALAAATGPVTGPFGTVLHPISMMNAEHEDAGEALETIHRLSNQLRAPEDACGSYRALYAALAAVELDLHQHIHLESNVLFPRALELEQVLNSSSARG comes from the coding sequence ATGACCATCTCATTACAGACGACCATCGGCGAGCTCGCGTCCGCCATCCCGCACGCGGCGCGCGTCTTCGAGGCGCACCGCATCGACTACTGCTGCGGAGGGCGCCGCAATCTCGGCGACGCTTGCGCCAAGGTGGGTGCGGACCCCACCAGGGTCATCGCGGAGCTCGAGGCCCCCGCGCGCCACGAGGATGAACAGACCGACTGGCGCGTGGCTCCCCTCGCAACTCTCGCCCAGCACATCCTGGACGTGCACCACACGTTCATGTGGCAGGAGCTGCCGCGCATCGAACAGCTGATGAAGAAGGTGGCGCGGGTGCACGGGGAAGCCCACCCCGAGCTGCTCGAGCTGTCTCCCGTGGTCCTCGGCATGCTGGACGAACTCAACATGCACCTCCTGAAAGAGGAGCGCGTGCTCTTCCCCTACATCCAGGCGCTGGCTGCGGCGACCGGGCCCGTCACGGGACCCTTCGGCACGGTGCTCCACCCCATCAGCATGATGAACGCCGAGCACGAGGACGCGGGCGAGGCGCTCGAGACCATTCATCGGCTGAGCAACCAGCTTCGCGCGCCGGAGGACGCGTGCGGGAGCTACCGCGCCCTGTACGCAGCGCTCGCCGCAGTGGAGCTGGACCTGCACCAGCACATCCACCTCGAGTCCAACGTGCTCTTCCCGCGCGCGCTCGAGCTCGAGCAGGTGCTGAACTCCTCTTCGGCTCGAGGTTGA
- a CDS encoding hemerythrin domain-containing protein — MVIDPDLTLEELTLRVGGSGAPLLAEALPRALRHETLRQLCHRHDVPLDALVSELRRAVDCGPIELGVSALIGHILRDHHDFERHEAPRLAELAGDVARMHGRTQPELIRLSEYAESLADELEAHLAREERVLFPFLLALDAAAKCGGERPQAPFASLRHPLQIMSAEHAVEDSLLESIRALTGGYACPSDADEPWRELMEGLRGLDVDLTRHVLIEDGVLFPLALALEEELQRDD, encoded by the coding sequence ATGGTCATCGATCCCGATCTGACGCTCGAAGAACTGACCCTCCGCGTGGGCGGATCGGGGGCGCCCCTGCTAGCCGAGGCGCTGCCCCGCGCGCTACGTCACGAGACCCTGCGTCAGCTCTGCCACCGGCACGACGTGCCCCTCGATGCGCTGGTCAGCGAACTCCGCCGCGCCGTCGACTGCGGTCCCATCGAACTCGGGGTGAGCGCGCTCATCGGGCACATCCTCCGCGACCATCACGACTTCGAGCGGCACGAGGCTCCCCGGCTGGCGGAACTCGCCGGCGACGTGGCTCGCATGCACGGTCGAACGCAGCCGGAGCTCATTCGCCTATCCGAGTACGCCGAGAGCCTGGCGGACGAGCTCGAAGCGCACCTCGCCCGCGAAGAGCGGGTGCTGTTCCCCTTCCTGCTCGCGCTCGACGCAGCCGCGAAGTGTGGTGGGGAGCGGCCGCAGGCGCCCTTTGCTTCACTGCGCCATCCCCTCCAGATCATGAGCGCCGAGCACGCCGTGGAGGACTCGCTGCTCGAGTCGATTCGCGCACTCACGGGAGGCTACGCCTGCCCCTCCGATGCCGACGAGCCGTGGCGCGAGCTCATGGAAGGGCTCCGCGGGCTCGACGTCGACCTGACGCGTCACGTCCTGATCGAGGACGGGGTGCTGTTCCCCCTGGCGCTGGCCCTCGAAGAGGAGCTGCAGCGCGACGACTGA
- a CDS encoding VWA domain-containing protein — MAWDEALFGWLYDAVRKRRGAVPSKEQLLREVRLEPLVPRLRLLASALGERSLEVREAEGDGSYRDDVIFLPARMEWAADPERNELAYVVRVAFVTTAMRCAPVFLPADAGPDERAIAAVAVSDVVLRVLQEELPVAAEGCVALGAEALAGRVGSLDSRQGALDTWAAARLGLPLTEEARAFVEHAHVLPWPQQVALFKALPGPLRSFPLFGGLGSQSSSVWASVRGPASQDALPSGTEVKGRAVEHITRVELPDEPDEVNPLVHSFEKVHTAETYTGGMKELDGDDQLADHAQALEELDLREVVRSVERARSLLRVDVMLEGGAGDVADGVASLGIPYPEWDERRRSYREGWCHVQAGRVRRRVAAAAAEQKMAARLLPLRREVEAVRAELEQLEVSRRWRSRQLDGIEIDEDAMVDRHACLAARTTPPDRLNRQRRRSAPTLAVLLLVDSSLSTDGWVDDTRVLELEIDAALVLGEALASFDIELGVGAFHSHTRTHCRFDVVKGFQEPWRGARHRLASVEPEGYTRIGPAIRHATALLSRTQAQRRLLLLLTDGKPNDYDRYEGRHGVADVRQAIREADAKRVHVHAFAIDHDARFHLPQMLGGGRYTFFKHPRGLSAALGEVLLAAQR; from the coding sequence ATGGCCTGGGACGAGGCGCTCTTCGGCTGGCTCTACGACGCGGTGCGCAAGCGCCGTGGGGCCGTGCCTTCGAAGGAGCAGCTACTGCGCGAGGTGCGCCTCGAGCCCCTGGTGCCGCGCCTGCGGCTCTTGGCGAGCGCGCTGGGCGAACGCTCGCTCGAGGTACGCGAGGCCGAGGGCGACGGGTCATACCGAGATGACGTTATCTTCCTTCCCGCGAGGATGGAGTGGGCGGCAGACCCGGAGCGCAACGAGCTGGCGTACGTGGTCCGTGTGGCCTTCGTGACCACCGCGATGCGTTGCGCACCCGTGTTCTTGCCAGCGGACGCGGGGCCCGACGAGCGCGCTATCGCCGCCGTGGCGGTGTCCGATGTCGTCCTGCGGGTGCTCCAGGAAGAGCTCCCTGTGGCGGCCGAGGGCTGCGTTGCGCTCGGCGCCGAAGCGCTTGCGGGGCGCGTGGGGTCGCTAGACTCGCGTCAGGGCGCGCTCGACACGTGGGCTGCGGCCCGCCTGGGTCTGCCGCTCACAGAAGAAGCGCGGGCCTTCGTGGAGCACGCCCACGTCCTGCCCTGGCCACAGCAGGTGGCGCTGTTCAAGGCGCTCCCCGGGCCGCTGCGCAGCTTCCCCCTGTTCGGTGGGCTGGGCTCGCAGAGCAGCAGCGTGTGGGCGAGCGTGCGCGGCCCTGCCAGCCAGGACGCGCTTCCGAGCGGCACCGAGGTGAAGGGCAGGGCGGTGGAGCACATCACCCGCGTGGAGCTGCCGGACGAGCCGGACGAGGTGAACCCCCTGGTTCACTCCTTCGAGAAGGTGCACACGGCCGAGACCTACACCGGTGGGATGAAGGAGTTGGACGGCGATGACCAGCTGGCCGATCACGCCCAGGCGCTCGAGGAGCTGGACCTGCGCGAGGTGGTCCGGAGCGTCGAGCGTGCGCGCTCGCTGCTGCGCGTGGACGTGATGCTGGAGGGTGGCGCGGGCGACGTGGCGGACGGTGTGGCTTCGCTCGGGATCCCGTATCCCGAGTGGGACGAGCGCCGGCGCAGCTACCGTGAGGGGTGGTGCCACGTGCAGGCCGGGCGCGTCCGCCGCCGCGTGGCTGCCGCAGCCGCCGAGCAGAAGATGGCCGCGCGCCTGCTCCCGCTGCGCAGAGAGGTGGAGGCCGTCCGGGCCGAGCTCGAGCAGCTCGAGGTGTCACGGCGTTGGCGCTCGCGGCAGCTCGACGGGATCGAGATCGACGAGGACGCCATGGTGGACCGGCACGCCTGCCTCGCGGCCCGCACCACGCCTCCCGACCGCCTCAACCGGCAGCGCCGGCGCAGCGCACCCACCCTCGCGGTGCTGCTGCTCGTGGACAGCAGCCTCTCCACCGACGGCTGGGTGGACGACACCCGCGTGCTCGAACTCGAGATCGACGCGGCGCTGGTGCTCGGCGAGGCCCTCGCGTCGTTCGACATCGAGCTGGGCGTCGGGGCGTTCCACAGCCACACGCGGACGCACTGCCGCTTCGACGTGGTGAAGGGGTTTCAGGAGCCTTGGCGGGGGGCGCGCCATCGCCTCGCGAGCGTCGAGCCAGAGGGCTACACGCGCATTGGGCCCGCCATCCGGCATGCCACGGCGCTGCTCTCCCGTACCCAAGCCCAGCGGCGCCTGCTGCTGCTCCTCACGGACGGGAAGCCCAACGACTACGACCGCTACGAGGGCCGCCATGGGGTGGCGGACGTACGGCAGGCCATCCGCGAGGCCGACGCGAAGCGTGTCCACGTGCACGCCTTCGCCATCGATCACGACGCGCGTTTCCACCTCCCGCAGATGCTGGGTGGTGGCCGCTACACCTTCTTCAAGCACCCGCGCGGCCTCTCGGCGGCGCTCGGCGAGGTCTTGCTGGCGGCGCAGCGCTGA
- a CDS encoding TIGR04053 family radical SAM/SPASM domain-containing protein: MPRPTAVPFDQAPFILFWETTRACDLACLHCRACAVPTRDARELTTREGKRLLDEAAAMGTKLVVLTGGDPAKRSDIVELVRHGTYLGLRIALTPSATPLVTREWLERLRDAGVARVAISIDGASATTHDRFRGVVGSWARSHQILDHARSLGLSTQANTSVSARNVSELPLLATQLADRRINLWGVFFVVPVGRATGSETLPTDEVERQLEWLALLTARAPFDIKTTAAPQFRRVLLQRNTKQQSVVGLRDVGGEDAIGRVRRGINDGQGVAFVSHVGDIQPSGFLPVVAGNVRAEGLTATYQRSSVFLALREPDLLEGACGSCEFRKVCGGSRARAYAASGSFLAEDPACPYEPATARAS, from the coding sequence ATGCCCAGGCCCACAGCAGTCCCCTTCGACCAGGCCCCCTTCATCCTCTTCTGGGAAACCACGCGCGCTTGCGACCTGGCGTGCCTGCACTGCCGAGCCTGCGCGGTACCCACGCGGGACGCGCGCGAGCTGACCACCCGCGAGGGCAAGCGATTGCTGGATGAGGCCGCAGCGATGGGTACCAAGCTGGTGGTCCTCACAGGCGGCGACCCTGCCAAGCGCTCCGACATCGTCGAGCTGGTTCGTCACGGCACGTACCTGGGTCTCCGCATCGCGCTCACGCCTAGCGCCACACCGCTGGTCACACGCGAATGGCTCGAGCGCTTGCGCGACGCCGGCGTCGCGCGGGTGGCCATCAGCATCGACGGCGCCAGCGCCACGACCCATGACCGCTTTCGGGGTGTGGTCGGGTCATGGGCACGCTCGCATCAGATCCTGGACCACGCGCGGTCGCTGGGGCTCTCGACGCAGGCCAACACCAGCGTCAGCGCCCGCAACGTGAGCGAGCTGCCACTGCTGGCTACCCAGCTCGCCGACCGGCGCATCAACCTGTGGGGCGTGTTCTTCGTAGTGCCCGTGGGGCGTGCCACTGGGAGCGAGACGCTGCCGACCGACGAGGTCGAGCGCCAGCTCGAGTGGCTGGCCCTGCTGACCGCGCGCGCGCCGTTCGACATCAAGACCACCGCGGCGCCGCAGTTCCGGCGCGTGCTGCTCCAGCGCAACACGAAGCAGCAGAGCGTCGTGGGGCTGCGCGACGTCGGAGGCGAGGACGCCATCGGCCGCGTCCGACGCGGCATCAACGACGGTCAAGGCGTCGCGTTCGTCTCGCACGTCGGGGACATCCAGCCGAGCGGCTTCCTGCCCGTCGTGGCAGGCAACGTGCGGGCGGAAGGTCTGACCGCCACGTACCAGCGGTCGTCAGTCTTCCTAGCGTTGCGTGAGCCGGACCTGCTCGAAGGGGCCTGTGGGAGCTGTGAGTTCCGCAAGGTCTGCGGCGGTTCGCGGGCGAGAGCCTACGCTGCCAGCGGGAGCTTCCTGGCGGAGGACCCGGCCTGCCCGTACGAGCCGGCCACCGCGAGGGCGTCTTGA
- a CDS encoding c-type cytochrome encodes MLSKSAARMFFLVGTGLCSLSFVLLTVDTFRQIPGQTNEHLLTPAAIRGKHLFDSSNCMGCHTILGEGAYYAPELTRVHSRRGPEFISAILRDPEAMYPGRRRMQQYDFTEQQISDLVAFFAWVDEMDLNGFPADPPLAAHMGSAVQVPVADGRPPIFDQMCTACHAVGGRGGTVGPALDGVGSRFDQDYLSRWLSNPQSVRPGTAMPDLPLTDEQVASLTTYLATLHDGTSAP; translated from the coding sequence ATGCTCTCGAAGTCGGCAGCACGCATGTTCTTCCTCGTCGGGACGGGGCTCTGCAGCCTCTCGTTCGTTCTTCTGACGGTGGACACTTTCCGACAGATCCCGGGCCAGACCAACGAGCATCTGCTCACGCCAGCGGCCATCCGCGGCAAGCACCTCTTCGACAGCTCCAACTGCATGGGCTGTCACACCATCCTCGGCGAAGGGGCCTACTACGCCCCCGAGCTCACGCGCGTGCACTCCCGCCGCGGGCCCGAGTTCATCTCCGCCATCTTGCGCGACCCCGAGGCCATGTACCCCGGGCGGCGTCGCATGCAGCAGTACGACTTCACGGAGCAGCAGATCAGCGATCTGGTCGCGTTCTTCGCTTGGGTGGACGAGATGGACCTCAACGGGTTCCCGGCAGACCCACCATTGGCAGCGCACATGGGCTCCGCCGTCCAGGTGCCCGTCGCCGACGGGCGGCCTCCCATCTTCGACCAGATGTGCACCGCCTGTCACGCCGTCGGTGGCCGTGGCGGCACGGTCGGGCCGGCCCTCGACGGCGTCGGCAGCCGCTTCGACCAGGACTACCTGAGCCGCTGGCTGAGCAACCCCCAGTCGGTGCGGCCCGGCACCGCGATGCCTGACCTGCCGCTCACCGACGAGCAGGTCGCCTCGCTCACCACCTATCTCGCCACTCTCCACGACGGAACGAGCGCCCCATGA
- a CDS encoding Crp/Fnr family transcriptional regulator — protein MSRPLPQKTETMLRRRMRGCRFFADLDERELLELETTCSLSTVRRGEFLWRHGADSHSFHYIVSGLVEIRRPTPSAEVTLMAFFGPTECPGAPVVLERRRYGADAVVASAQAVILSINAVTLIERMQRDSRVANAMNRTLLAQLRLLHGKIDVMAAGTVARRLALFLLNLADRFGDELEGGETVIPFGLSRQQIATYIDARVETVIRTLSVWKKSRVVLIHRDSIVLPSIDVLRQSVAG, from the coding sequence ATGTCGCGCCCGCTTCCCCAGAAGACCGAGACGATGCTCCGTCGTCGGATGCGGGGCTGCCGGTTCTTCGCCGACCTGGATGAGCGCGAGCTGCTGGAGCTCGAAACTACCTGTTCGCTCTCCACGGTGCGGCGTGGCGAGTTCCTCTGGCGACATGGCGCCGACTCGCACAGCTTCCACTACATCGTGTCCGGGCTCGTGGAGATCCGGCGCCCCACGCCCTCGGCCGAGGTCACGCTCATGGCGTTCTTCGGGCCTACTGAGTGTCCCGGCGCCCCCGTGGTGCTGGAGCGTCGCCGCTACGGCGCCGACGCCGTGGTGGCCAGCGCACAGGCGGTCATCTTGTCCATCAACGCCGTGACCCTCATCGAGCGCATGCAGCGCGACTCGCGTGTGGCCAACGCCATGAACCGCACGCTGCTCGCTCAGTTGCGCCTGCTGCACGGCAAGATCGACGTGATGGCCGCGGGGACTGTGGCGCGTCGCCTCGCGCTCTTCCTGCTGAACCTGGCCGACCGCTTCGGTGACGAACTCGAGGGCGGCGAGACAGTCATCCCCTTTGGTCTGAGTCGTCAGCAGATCGCCACGTACATCGATGCCCGCGTCGAGACGGTCATCCGCACGCTCAGCGTCTGGAAGAAGAGCCGCGTGGTGCTGATCCACCGCGACAGCATCGTCTTGCCCAGCATCGACGTGCTGCGTCAGTCGGTCGCCGGCTGA
- a CDS encoding cbb3-type cytochrome c oxidase subunit I, with protein sequence MKYESQRIAYWFFATCMLLFGLQIVYGFIMAFAHAGMDGLHDVIPFHTARATHTNLLVMWNLCGFMGAAYYIVPEEAERELFWPKLAVVQLAAFVAVGVTAIIGFHFSWWEGRKFLEIPRPLDYLVVVDVLLFIANIGMTILKGKRVTTTASVLFFGLLMAALLYLPGMIPTDSQTEDSYWRWWVVHLWVEGVWELIMGGILAFLLIKLTGIDREVIEKWLYVIVGLTFLSGILGTGHHYYYIGTPRYWLWIGGIFSALEPLAFLGMAMYGITMAKKGGRKHANRVALAWTVGCCVMSFVGAGFLGFAHTLPQVNLYTHGTLVTAMHGHMAFWGAYAMLILAIITYAMPLLSGRKLYDTPSATVAFWTSNIGMIAMTLAFGVAGVSQVVLERRMGMEFLAVQEEVEVHFWGLILAASLFTVGVTAFIYNFIRHGLPKGEVQGGAPALDEDEDEGAGADAASGSALDAAEA encoded by the coding sequence ATGAAATACGAGTCACAGCGCATCGCGTACTGGTTCTTCGCGACCTGCATGCTCCTCTTCGGCCTGCAGATCGTCTACGGCTTCATCATGGCGTTCGCGCACGCGGGAATGGATGGGCTGCACGACGTCATCCCCTTCCACACGGCGCGCGCCACGCACACCAACCTCTTGGTGATGTGGAACCTGTGCGGCTTCATGGGGGCGGCTTACTACATCGTGCCCGAAGAGGCCGAGCGTGAACTCTTCTGGCCCAAGCTCGCGGTGGTCCAGCTGGCGGCGTTCGTCGCGGTGGGTGTGACGGCCATCATCGGGTTCCACTTCTCGTGGTGGGAGGGCCGCAAGTTCCTCGAGATCCCGCGGCCGCTCGACTACTTGGTGGTGGTCGACGTGCTGCTCTTCATTGCGAACATCGGGATGACCATCCTCAAGGGCAAGCGCGTCACTACCACCGCTTCCGTTCTCTTCTTCGGCCTCCTGATGGCGGCGCTTCTCTATCTGCCGGGCATGATCCCCACGGACAGCCAGACCGAGGACTCGTACTGGCGCTGGTGGGTGGTGCACCTCTGGGTGGAGGGTGTGTGGGAGCTGATCATGGGCGGGATCTTGGCGTTCCTGCTGATCAAGCTCACGGGCATCGATCGTGAGGTCATCGAGAAGTGGCTCTACGTGATCGTCGGACTCACGTTCCTCTCGGGCATCCTCGGAACGGGCCACCACTACTACTACATCGGCACGCCGCGCTACTGGCTGTGGATTGGCGGCATCTTCAGCGCCCTCGAGCCGCTCGCCTTTCTGGGCATGGCCATGTACGGCATCACCATGGCAAAGAAGGGAGGGCGGAAGCATGCCAACCGGGTGGCCCTCGCGTGGACGGTGGGCTGCTGCGTCATGTCGTTCGTGGGCGCGGGCTTCTTGGGCTTTGCTCACACGCTGCCGCAAGTGAACCTATACACGCACGGCACGCTGGTCACGGCGATGCACGGGCACATGGCCTTCTGGGGCGCGTACGCGATGTTGATCCTCGCCATCATCACCTACGCCATGCCGCTGCTGTCTGGGCGCAAGCTGTATGACACTCCGAGCGCAACGGTCGCGTTCTGGACGTCGAACATCGGCATGATCGCGATGACCCTGGCCTTCGGGGTGGCCGGTGTCTCACAGGTGGTCCTCGAGCGCCGCATGGGCATGGAGTTCCTGGCCGTTCAGGAGGAGGTGGAGGTGCACTTCTGGGGCCTCATCCTCGCAGCTTCGCTCTTCACCGTGGGGGTCACCGCCTTCATCTACAACTTCATTCGCCACGGGCTCCCCAAGGGTGAGGTGCAGGGTGGCGCCCCCGCGCTCGACGAGGACGAGGACGAGGGTGCCGGCGCTGACGCCGCGTCGGGCAGCGCGCTCGACGCCGCCGAGGCGTGA